A window of Fragaria vesca subsp. vesca linkage group LG7, FraVesHawaii_1.0, whole genome shotgun sequence contains these coding sequences:
- the LOC101301241 gene encoding aspartic proteinase nepenthesin-1-like: MAALSYLFSLSLSLLYFSLAAQALNTPDPKCSATNDHGSDLQVFHVYSPCSPFRPAQTLSWEEDVLQTLAKDQARLQFLASLAGAKKSIVPIASGRQIIQSPTYIVRAKIGTPPQTLLMAVDTSSDAAWVPCNGCVGCSSNVFNSLKSTTFKSVGCGAPQCKQAPNPSCLGSTCSFNMTYGGSSIASNLSTDTFTLANDVVPAYTFGCIQKTTGSSVPPQGLLGLGRGPLSLLSQTQNLYKSTFSYCLPGYKSLNFSGSLRLGTVGQPIKIKYTPLLKNPRRASLYYVNLNAIRVGRRIVDIPPSALAFNPTTGAGTVIDSGTVFTRLVTPAYEAVRNEFRRRVGRKLLVTTLGGFDTCYTAPIVVPTITFMFTGMNVTLPADNVVIRSTAGSTTCLAMAAAPDNVNSVLNVIANMQQQNHRVLIDVPNSRLGVAREQCT, translated from the exons ATGGCAGCTCTCTCCTACCTCTTCTCACTCTCACTCTCCCTCCTCTACTTCTCCTTAGCTGCCCAAGCCCTCAACACCCCAGACCCCAAATGCAGTGCCACCAACGACCACGGCTCTGACCTCCAAGTCTTCCATGTCTACAGCCCATGCTCCCCCTTCAGACCCGCACAGACACTCTCATGGGAGGAGGACGTGCTCCAAACGCTGGCCAAGGACCAGGCCAGGCTCCAGTTCTTGGCCAGCCTCGCCGGGGCTAAGAAGTCTATCGTCCCCATTGCGTCGGGACGACAAATCATTCAGAGCCCCACCTACATTGTGAGGGCCAAGATTGGAACTCCTCCTCAGACTCTGCTCATGGCTGTCGACACCAGCAGTGATGCTGCTTGGGTTCCTTGCAATGGCTGCGTCGGCTGCTCTTCCAATGTCTTTAACTCTCTCAAATCCACCACCTTCAAGTCTGTTGGCTGTGGAGCTCCTCAGTGCAAGCAG GCACCCAACCCCAGCTGCCTTGGAAGCACCTGCAGCTTCAATATGACATATGGAGGTTCCAGCATAGCATCAAACCTATCAACAGATACCTTCACCCTAGCCAACGATGTCGTGCCTGCCTACACCTTCGGTTGCATCCAGAAGACCACCGGCAGCTCAGTGCCGCCGCAGGGTCTTCTGGGTCTTGGCCGAGGGCCGTTGTCGCTTCTATCCCAGACCCAAAACCTCTACAAATCCACGTTCTCATACTGCCTCCCTGGCTACAAGTCACTCAACTTCTCTGGGTCACTGAGGCTTGGAACTGTTGGGCAACCCATTAAGATCAAGTACACCCCATTGCTTAAGAACCCTAGGAGGGCATCACTCTATTATGTCAACCTAAATGCAATTAGGGTTGGAAGGAGAATTGTTGATATCCCCCCATCTGCTTTGGCTTTCAATCCCACTACTGGTGCAGGGACAGTCATTGATTCTG GCACTGTTTTCACTCGGCTAGTGACACCCGCCTACGAGGCAGTCCGCAACGAGTTCCGCCGAAGAGTCGGCCGCAAGCTACTGGTGACGACCCTCGGCGGATTCGACACGTGCTACACTGCCCCGATTGTCGTGCCCACGATCACTTTCATGTTCACGGGCATGAACGTGACGCTGCCGGCCGACAACGTAGTGATCCGGAGCACGGCAGGTAGCACAACATGTTTGGCCATGGCAGCGGCGCCAGACAATGTGAACTCGGTTCTGAATGTGATCGCCAACATGCAGCAGCAGAATCACAGGGTGCTCATTGATGTGCCCAACTCAAGGCTCGGTGTTGCCCGTGAGCAATGCACCTAA